Proteins encoded together in one Coffea arabica cultivar ET-39 chromosome 2c, Coffea Arabica ET-39 HiFi, whole genome shotgun sequence window:
- the LOC113726991 gene encoding chromo domain protein LHP1-like, translating into MKGGKRRASVDPPAPPETSAEGGEGGAMGNDQNPPRGPPSSLDAPADDGRQKQPEKGAGAGGAEKDSSVAAVAAAEAEEEEEEEEEEEGEKANDQFDEGQMEEGEGEEGEGEGEKAKLAEGYYEIEAVRRKRVRKGEVQYLIKWRGWPETANTWEPLENLLSCSDVIEAFEDSLRSGKRSTRRRKRKYGSAQSQSKKKQQQRSPAAATYNVPAVKVRILEKPLPFPPLNEPGSTNGEAGVNGVDNENGVNPATFRTDLLEEPNELNLKISELRGAAVSNEDCVDKYTIDAQEAPLSEQSGRANGLQNADCPEPVQSGRCTGAKRRKSGSVKRFKQDSPSGMAENLQNMAATNGSCGMSANSGSQSSDHMANDLRFKSKVDSSKHICDITEIVKPVSYLSAAANSNGQDISVTFMAKRSDGSEVTVDNKFLKANHPVLLINFYEKHLRYSPA; encoded by the exons aTGAAAGGAGGGAAAAGAAGAGCCTCCGTGGACCCGCCGGCTCCACCGGAGACCTCGGCTGAGGGCGGAGAAGGAGGAGCAATGGGAAATGATCAGAACCCTCCTCGTGGTCCTCCTTCTAGTCTTGATGCCCCGGCGGACGACGGTCGGCAGAAGCAACCGGAGAAAGGAGCAGGAGCTGGTGGTGCTGAGAAGGATAGTTCTGTGGCTGCTGTGGCTGCGGCGGAGGCGgaagaagaggaggaagaagaggaagaagaagaggggGAGAAGGCAAATGACCAGTTTGATGAGGGGCAGATGGAAGAGGGTGAAGGTGAAGAAGGGGAGGGAGAGGGCGAAAAGGCTAAGCTTGCCGAAGGTTATTATGAGATCGAGGCCGTTCGCCGGAAAAGGGTCCGAAAG GGTGAAGTTCAGTATCTGATAAAATG GCGAGGCTGGCCGGAGACAGCCAATACATGGGAGCCATTGGAAAATTTGTTATCCTGTTCGGATGTTATTGAGGCCTTTGAAGACAG CTTGCGGTCAGGGAAACGGTCAACACGTAGGCGTAAGCGCAAATATGGAAGCGCTCAATCTCAGTCAAAGAAAAAGCAGCAGCAGCGTTCCCCTGCAGCTGCTACGTATAATGTCCCTGCTGTAAAGGTTCGCATTCTTGAGAAGCCATTACCATTTCCTCCTCTCAATGAACCCGGCAGTACAAATGGAGAAGCTGGTGTCAATGGTGTGGATAATGAGAATGGTGTGAATCCAGCAACCTTTAGGACTGATTTATTGGAAGAACCAAATGAATTGAATCTTAAGATAAGTGAACTGAGAGGAGCTGCTGTTAGCAATGAGGATTGTGTTGACAAATATACAATTGATGCACAAGAAGCTCCATTGTCAGAACAAAGTGGACGTGCAAATGGCCTGCAGAATGCTGATTGTCCAGAACCAGTTCAATCTGGTCGCTGCACTGGTGCTAAAAGGAGGAAGTCTGGTTCCGTTAAAAGGTTTAAACAAGATTCACCCTCAGGCATGGCAGAGAATCTACAGAACATGGCAGCAACTAATGGGTCTTGTGGAATGAGTGCGAATTCAGGGAGTCAAAGTTCTGACCATATGGCTAATGATCTCCGTTTTAAAAGCAAAGTTGACAGTTCTAAACATATATGTGATATCACTGAGATTGTCAAGCCGGTGAGCTATTTGTCTGCGGCGGCAAACAGCAACGGTCAGGATATCTCAGTTACCTTTATGGCTAAGAG ATCTGATGGGAGCGAAGTGACAGTGGACAACAAATTTCTGAAGGCCAATCACCCTGTTCTG TTGATAAACTTCTATGAGAAACATCTCCGGTACAGTCCTGCGTAA
- the LOC113726992 gene encoding RNA polymerase sigma factor sigB-like: MSCLLPQFRCLPDAFGVSFKSHQHSAPQLSKNRDPIHVRTQCILSTTSAPTSATSTVLDIEKLRLLSLEANSNSVSDGSWKAPKSPAMAAVLVMEKLKLISLEAHSDSVTANRPWTYNGPVDSAIKPNLGATLATESLIANEEAVIAAAAAEAVALAKAALKVAKDAAMMVDHGNLTEPESKAMDTLSESSDVLSNRALLGQLEKRVSTIGEINIAGVELGENHSIWYPFTESDDMEPINEELELLQEQLLNNVAVRSKRQKERKARRARAAERAAASAVSVKSSGSTSRKKRSSIQEIDYSDPLRYLRGTATTSRLLTASEEQELSEGIQDLLKLETLHEELAQRCGAEPTFAQWAAAAGVDQKTLRKRLNYGTLSKDKMIMSNIRLVISIARNYQGAGMNLQDLVQEGCRGLVRGAEKFDAKKGFKFSTYAHWWIKQGVRKSLSDQSRTIRLPFHMVEATYRVKEAKKQLYSENGRHPDDEEVAEAAGLSMKRLSAVMLTPKAPKSLDQKIGINQNLKPSEVIADPEAETSEDLLVKRFMRQDLEKVLNTLNPRERQVIRWRFGLGDGRMKTLQEIGELMGVSRERIRQIESCAFRKLKNKRRTKHLQQYLLS, encoded by the exons AGCAACAAGTACAGTGCTTGACATTGAGAAGCTGCGACTATTGTCCTTAGAAGCAAACTCAAATTCTGTTTCAGATGGTTCGTGGAAAGCCCCAAAATCACCAGCAATGGCTGCAGTTCTTGTTATGGAGAAGTTGAAATTAATTTCTCTGGAAGCTCATTCAGATTCAGTTACGGCAAATAGACCATGGACGTACAATGGACCAGTTGATTCAGCTATAAAG CCAAATCTTGGAGCCACTTTGGCAACAGAATCCCTTATTGCAAATGAAGAAGCTGTCATAGCAGCTGCAGCAGCCGAAGCAGTTGCTTTAGCAAAGGCAGCCCTAAAGGTTGCCAAGGATGCAGCCATGATGGTTGACCATGGTAACTTGACAGAGCCAGAAAGTAAAGCAATGGATACCCTTTCTGAATCTAGTGATGTATTGTCCAATAGGGCTCTTCTGGGTCAACTAGAGAAAAGAGTTAGCACCATAGGAGAAATAAATATTGCTGGAGTTGAGTTGGGTGAAAATCATTCAATCTGGTATCCCTTCACTGAATCTGATGATATGGAGCCGATTAATGAAGAACTAGAGCTTCTGCAGGAACAACTGTTGAATAATGTAGCTGTGAGATCAAAGcgtcaaaaagaaagaaaagcaagaagaGCCAGAGCAGCAGAGAGGGCAGCTGCCAGTGCTGTATCTGTGAAATCATCAGGTTCAACTAGCAGGAAGAAGCGTTCTTCCATACAGGAAATAGATTACTCTGATCCATTGCGCTACTTGAGAGGAACTGCCACTACTTCTAGGCTGCTAACTGCTTCTGAAGAACAGGAGTTATCTGAAGGAATACAG GATCTATTAAAGCTGGAAACACTTCACGAGGAACTTGCACAGCGTTGTGGGGCTGAGCCCACTTTTGCTCAATGGGCTGCTGCTGCTGGTGTTGATCAGAAGACCTTGAGGAAGCGATTGAATTATGGTACTCTAAGCAAAGATAAAATGATTATGAGCAACATACGTCTTGTTATTTCAATTGCAAGGAATTATCAGGGTGCTGGGATGAatctccaagatttggttcag GAAGGGTGCCGAGGCCTTGTACGAGGTGCAGAAAAGTTTGATGCTAAAAAAGGTTTCAAGTTCTCCACCTATGCCCATTGGTGGATAAAGCAGGGAGTTCGGAAGTCACTTTCTGATCAGTCTAGGACAATTAGATTACCG TTTCACATGGTTGAGGCAACTTATAGAGTGAAGGAAGCTAAAAAGCAACTGTATTCAGAAAATGGTAGACATCCTGATGATGAAGAAGTGGCAGAGGCAGCTGGCCTCTCAATGAAGAGGCTTTCTGCTGTAATGCTGACTCCTAAAGCTCCAAAATCTCTTGATCAGAAAATTGGGATAAACCAGAATCTCAAACCTTCG GAAGTAATTGCTGATCCTGAAGCTGAAACATCAGAAGACTTGCTGGTCAAGCGGTTCATGAGACAGGACCTAGAGAAAGTTTTGAACACTCTAAACCCAAGGGAGAGGCAGGTCATTCGATGGCGATTTGGACTAGGGGATGGAAGGATGAAGACATTGCAAGAGATTGGGGAGTTGATGGGAGTGAGCAGGGAGAGAATCAGGCAAATTGAATCATGTGCATTCCGCAAATTAAAGAACAAACGGAGAACGAAGCATTTGCAACAGTATTTACTTTCATAA